The Helicobacter canis genomic sequence GACTCTCTGTCCGCCTTTATCCCGTTTTGGGATTCTAGGATTTGGGTGATTAAATCGTGGCTTTGCAAGGCGAGCGCGGAGATAAGGCTGGGTCGCCTATCGCACAAGCGAGCCGCAGCAATCCACGATTTAAGCCCCAAAGCCGAATCCCCCAAGCCTAAAGCCCACAAAGGTTGCCCTCTCCCGCTTTTGCGGCATATACTTCACATAGTGGGTGAATGTCGTATGCAGCGAGCTATGCCCCAGCATCGCACTTATCCACAGCGGCTCCTCTCCATTTACTAACATCATCGTGGCAAAGCTATGGCGCGTTTGATACAGCACGCGAGCTTCTAGCCCACACATCGCCAAAGCTTGCTTCCAGCGGACTGCAAGTTCTTTTTCATCAAGGGTGAAAAGCCGATTATGCTTACGCTTTAGAGTCGCTCTTAAAGCGATTTGACTCTGCAGGGCTAGCTTGGCATTTTCTAGTAGGTCGATATATCTAGCCTTGCCTGTTTTGGTGGTGCTTATGGCATTTCTTAGCCGCTCTTTTGACTTGCAGATATAGACTTTGTCATTTTCTAGGTCTATATCGCTTACCTCTAGGGCTAGGATCTCTCCTAGCCTAGCCCCGCTAAAGATCGCAAAGCCTAGATAATTTCTCACTTCTAGCCACTTTTTATCATCTCTTGCTAGACACTCACACGCCCTTAGCACTGCTTCTGCCTCTTGTAGATTTAGCGGCTTTATATCTGGCTCTTTTAGGGCTAGCTTTCTATGCCTTTGGACGATGATATTATTGCTAAGCACGCCAGCTTCCTTAGCATAGGCGATAAGGCGATTTAGCATATCGATTTGCTCCTTTGCCATATCGCGCACGATTTGCTCATAGCCAGCTTGATTTAGCAGGCTTATTTCATAAGGGATTTTTTGGGCGATTAACCTTAGGTGGCTTTCATATCGCTTTAGGCTTTGAGGCTTCAAATGCCCACATCTAGTGCGCAAAAAGCTCTCCCCTAGTGTCTGTATATCTGCTAGGTTTTCAAGCTTTGTGCTTGTAGCCCTTAGGCTTGCCTTTTGCCCTTGTAAGAAGCTTATGCAAAGCTCTTTTATACGGCTTGCTATATCTGCTAGGCTTTCTTGCTTATATGGCTCCCCAGAGCTAAAGCGCAGCCGCCCTAGGCTGGTGTTGCAGTCGATATAGGCGATGCCGTTGCGATCTCGTATATGAGACTTTTTAATGTGTAGATTGTCCATTTAATCTCCTTTGTAGATTCGGTCTTGGGTAGGCAATGCGGCAGTGTTGCAAACTTTGTGAAAGGCACGATCGCCAAGATCGCTAACCTTCCCCAAAGTTTGCAAAGCTCCCACAGCCCCACCGCAACTCCTAGAATCTTGTTGAAAAAATAAGTTTCTGTCATTGCGAGATTTTGCGCTAGCAAAATCGTGGCAATCCATAAACACACTAGAATCCACTTTTTTATTGTCATCGCGAGCCTTGCTCTGCAAGGCGTGGCGATCCATACTAAATTTCCACATTTTTATCTCCTTCATCTTTTCTAGAACGCGCTTTTGCAATGCGCTCTGACCCCCACTCCAAAAAGCGCAAAAAATAATAAATAAGTGCGAGAAAAATCACTACTTTAACACCACTGCTAACCCCACTCATAAATATTTCAAACAGCCTATCATCATTCATTTTTGACCTCCTTTTTTTGTATAATTCACCATCACAAAAGGAGTTTTTATGATGCCTATGGTCATAGATAGCGGGACTTTTTTCTTAGGTTTTGTTGTTGGTGTATTTTTTGCTCTGGGAGGCTTATGGATTGTCAATATTGTCTTAAAGCTTATTGGTAAAAAGCCTATAATTTTACACATACAAGCACACGATGAAAAGCTTTTAGAATCCATAGAATCTTTTAAACGATCTGCCACAGGTTCCCACGATCTCACACCTATTTTAGAAGCCCTGCAAGAGCTTAAATCCAAGCAAGAGCTAGAGAGCCAAGCCCTAGAATCCTTGAAAAAAGACTTAGAAAAGCAGCAGCAAACCCTGCACAATTTATCCCAAAGCCTAGAATCCATAAAAGACCAAATCAAACCCTTTGAGCCACCTTTACCCACACAACGCTGGTAGCTAGAATCCACTTTTTTAGTATGGATCGCCACGCGGATAAATCCGCTCGCGATGACAAAAAAGGCGTTTTGGATTCTAACGCCGCTTGATTCTAAGATTTTGCGCAAATTTGGGGGTAGTTGGTGGCTGGATTCTAAGATTTTGGAGATAGAATCGTGGCTTTGCAAGGCGAGCGCGGAGATAAGGCTGGATCGCCTATCGCACAAGCGAGCCGCAGCAATCCGCGATTCTAGCCCAAAAGCTGAATCCCACACCCACATTACACACCTCCTAGATAGTAGGGCATATCCCCCCCACACATCACCGCCCTTTCCCTTCTCCACGCTCTATCTAAGTTTTTAAGCGATCGCACAAAATCACGCAGATAAGAGCTTATAAGCCAACCCCAGTCGCTAGGTATGTAGTTTTCTACCTGCGATCGCCCCTCCCACCACTCTTCATCGATCCGCACTATCCCACTCCGATCAAGCCACAGATACGCCACACACACGCTAAGCACATCATCAAGTTTTAGCCGCACTTTTAGCTTTTTAAACCCTAGCTGATCAAGCTGCGCCCAAGCCTTTGGCATAGACTCTAGCTCTTTTAAGTAGGCTTTGGCTTCTTGCGTGCTATCTAGTGTTACAAAGACATCGCCATTTTGATCTATGATTTCCACTTGAAAATCATCGTTTAAATGCTGCTCTAGGGTTTTCACTTTCAAACCTAGTCGTTCTAAATTACACATACAATCTCCTTTGAAGTTGGTGTCGTAGGTCGTGTTATTTGAGAGCTGCGAGTCAATAGTGCAAGAGATTCAGTCTTGGGCGAGCAATGCGCGTGATTTTAAGGATTTTGGGACAACCGCAGACCATTAGTCTAGCTCTGCCCCAAAATCCTTAAAAAACAAGCCCAGCCCCACCGCAAAACCAGCGAAGCGGTGCAAGGCGAAGCCGCAGCAGGTTTCTTTAGTAATGCTTAGAATCTTGTTTGAAGCAAAGCCCAGCTGTCATCGCGAGCAAGCGCGGTAGCGATTGCGTGGCGATCCACACTTTGGGCTAGAATCCTTTGCTTGCTCGTTTAGATTTTGAGCGTTACTTGCAACTAGAATCCAGCGCGGTGGGCTTGCTCATTTACGCCTAGTAAAATCCCTGCGCCCACGCCTTGAAAACAAGGGACACCGCTCGGCGCAAGCCGATGTTTCTTTAGAAAACCCCCAAAACGAAGTTTCTTTAGAAAATCATCGGCAAATCCTTCCGCCTGCGTGCTTGGCTTGGCTAGAATCCAGCGCGGTGCTTAGATTTAACGCGCTTCTTTTTTTCCGTCATCGCGAGCGGTGCTTGCACCGCGTGGCGATCCACTCTCACGCTAGAATCCTTTTTTGCGTGGGTGGGTGCTTTCTTTTGGTGCTAGAATCCTGCGTGCGTTTTTAATTTAGTGGCGTTTGCTTGTAGATCCTAGAATCCAGCGCGGTGCTTTGTTTGGCGTGCTTTACTACCCCTTAAAAAGCAAGCCCAGCCGTCATCGCGAGCCTTACCCCTCTCTCCGTCATCGCGAGCCTTACCCTGCAAGGCGTGGCGATCCATAGCCTTAAAGCTAGAATCCGCTTTTAAGCTCACACCTACACGCCTTGACTTAGGTTTCACCTTATCTGCAACCCACACGCGAGCGTGTTTGACATCGCTAGGCTTGTCTTATGGTTGTAGCTTTAGTGGTGTTTGGTGCTAGCTTGTTGGCTTTTGTAGCTTTGCTTTAAGCTTTTGTTAGCTTTTGACTTTGCACCGCGTGGCGTAGCTT encodes the following:
- a CDS encoding site-specific integrase, whose translation is MDNLHIKKSHIRDRNGIAYIDCNTSLGRLRFSSGEPYKQESLADIASRIKELCISFLQGQKASLRATSTKLENLADIQTLGESFLRTRCGHLKPQSLKRYESHLRLIAQKIPYEISLLNQAGYEQIVRDMAKEQIDMLNRLIAYAKEAGVLSNNIIVQRHRKLALKEPDIKPLNLQEAEAVLRACECLARDDKKWLEVRNYLGFAIFSGARLGEILALEVSDIDLENDKVYICKSKERLRNAISTTKTGKARYIDLLENAKLALQSQIALRATLKRKHNRLFTLDEKELAVRWKQALAMCGLEARVLYQTRHSFATMMLVNGEEPLWISAMLGHSSLHTTFTHYVKYMPQKRERATFVGFRLGGFGFGA